One window of the Ictidomys tridecemlineatus isolate mIctTri1 chromosome 11, mIctTri1.hap1, whole genome shotgun sequence genome contains the following:
- the Hpdl gene encoding 4-hydroxyphenylpyruvate dioxygenase-like protein, translating into MAVHARRLCHIAFQVAAGQPLARDLQCLFGFQPLAAREAGGWRQLALRSGDAVFLVNEGAGPGEPLYGLDPHHAVPSATNLCFDVDDASTAAQVLASRGCRVPVPPVNVRDAQGAATYAVVSSPAGNLSLTLLERAGYHGPFLPGFGPVPSKPDAGWVSHVDHLTLACTPGSSPTLRRWFQDCLGFHHLPLNPGEDPERGLEVVTESGNGGLRLMALQTPPGSIVPTLVLAESLPGATYRQDQVEQFLVRHRGPGLQHVGLYTPNIMEASEGMALAGGRLLTPPEAYYQQPGKEKQILAAGLIPGVLARQGILLDGDKGKFLLQVFTKSLFAEDTFFLELIQRQGATGFGQDNIRALWQSIQEEAARSQKA; encoded by the coding sequence ATGGCCGTGCACGCCCGCCGCCTGTGTCACATCGCCTTCCAAGTGGCTGCCGGGCAGCCCCTAGCCCGGGATCTGCAGTGCCTCTTTGGCTTCCAGCCCCTGGCGGCGCGGGAGGCAGGTGGCTGGCGGCAACTGGCCCTACGCAGCGGAGACGCCGTCTTTTTGGTGAATGAGGGTGCGGGGCCCGGGGAGCCGCTGTACGGTCTAGACCCACATCATGCTGTGCCCAGCGCCACGAACTTGTGTTTCGATGTGGACGATGCGAGCACCGCTGCCCAAGTGCTGGCATCCCGGGGCTGTCGTGTGCCGGTGCCCCCAGTTAACGTTCGGGATGCTCAGGGCGCCGCCACCTACGCTGTGGTTAGCTCGCCGGCTGGCAACCTCAGCCTGACGTTGCTGGAGCGTGCCGGCTATCACGGGCCCTTCCTACCGGGCTTCGGACCGGTGCCCTCCAAGCCCGACGCAGGTTGGGTCAGCCACGTGGACCACTTGACCTTGGCTTGCACACCCGGTAGCTCCCCAACACTTAGGCGCTGGTTCCAGGACTGCCTGGGCTTTCACCACTTGCCGTTGAACCCAGGGGAGGATCCTGAGCGGGGCCTCGAAGTGGTAACTGAGTCGGGGAATGGGGGGCTGCGGCTCATGGCCCTGCAGACTCCACCCGGCAGCATTGTCCCCACCCTTGTGCTGGCCGAGTCTCTGCCGGGGGCTACCTATAgacaggaccaggtggagcaatTTCTGGTTCGGCACAGGGGGCCGGGCCTGCAGCACGTAGGACTGTATACGCCGAACATCATGGAGGCCAGTGAGGGTATGGCTTTGGCCGGAGGCCGGCTCCTGACACCTCCCGAAGCATACTACCAGCAGCCAGGCAAAGAAAAGCAGATCCTAGCTGCGGGGCTCATACCTGGCGTTCTGGCCCGACAGGGAATACTGCTAGATGGAGATAAAGGCAAGTTTCTGCTTCAGGTCTTTACCAAGTCCCTCTTTGCTGAGGATACCTTCTTCTTGGAGCTGATTCAGAGGCAAGGGGCCACAGGGTTTGGCCAGGACAACATTCGAGCACTGTGGCAATCCATACAAGAGGAAGCTGCCAGGAGCCAGAAAGCCTGA
- the Mutyh gene encoding adenine DNA glycosylase isoform X3 codes for MRKLRAAVGSNLGKQAASQERRKKRAPNSSQAKPSAPKGRISECPGTPADLASQQEEEIFQASVSPYHLFRNRTEIIAFRKSLLSWYDTEKRDLPWRRQAEDEEDLDRRAYAVWVSEVMLQQTQVATVINYYTRWMQKWPTLQNLANASLEEVNQLWAGLGYYSRGRRLQEGARKVVEELGGHMPRTADTLQQLLPGVGRYTAGAIASIAFGQATGVVDGNVVRVLCRVRAIGADSKSTLVSQHLWSLAQQLVDPNRPGDFNQAAMELGATVCTPQRPLCSQCPVQSLCRARQRVSLLGREHSGILGYGPCPMTPHPVSQVEKEQFSASWNLQGTPDVEDCTPITGKCQLCLPSTEPWNYTLGVANFPRKASRRPPREEYLAICVLEQPRALGGTHILLVQRPSSGLLAGLWEFPSVTLEHSGQHQHKDLLQKLQSWTGPLPATHLQYLGEVSHTFSHIKLTYQVYGLALEGQTPVTTPPGARWLTREEFHTAAVSTAMKKVFRVYEDHQPGTCKVYWQDYGSSYP; via the exons ATGAGGAAACTTCGAGCAGCTGTGGGAAGTAATCTGGGAAAGCAGGCAGCCAgccaggagagaaggaagaaacgTGCCCCCAATAGTAGCCAGGCCAAGCCTTCTGCTCCTAAGG GGAGGATCTCTGAGTGTCCTGGGACTCCTGCAGACCTAGCCAGTCAGCAAGAAGAGGAGATATTTCAGGCCTCTGTCTCCCCGTACCATCTATTCAGAAATAGAACTGAAATAATAGCCTTCAGGAAGAGTCTACTGAGCTGGTATGACACAGAGAAGCGGGACCTACCCTGGAGAAGACAG GCAGAGGATGAGGAGGACCTGGATAGGCGAGCATATGCAG TGTGGGTGTCAGAGGTTATGCTGCAGCAGACCCAGGTTGCCACAGTGATCAACTACTATACCCGGTGGATGCAG AAATGGCCAACACTGCAGAACTTGGCCAATGCTTCTCTGGAG GAGGTGAACCAACTTTGGGCTGGCCTGGGCTACTATTCTCGAGGCCGGCGACTACAGGAGGGAGCTCGGaag GTGGTAGAAGAGCTAGGGGGCCACATGCCTCGTACAGCAGACACCCTACAGCAGCTCCTACCTGGTGTGGGGCGGTACACAGCTGGAGCCATTGCTTCCATTGCCTTTGGTCAG GCAACCGGTGTGGTGGATGGGAATGTAGTACGGGTGCTGTGCCGTGTCCGAGCCATTGGTGCTGATTCCAAGAGCACCCTTGTCTCTCAGCATCTCTG GAGCCTAGCCCAGCAGCTAGTGGATCCAAACCGACCAGGGGACTTTAATCAAGCAGCCATGGAACTGGGGGCCACAGTGTGCACCCCACAGCGGCCTCTCTGCAGCCAGTGCCCTGTGCAGAGCTTGTGCAGGGCACGCCAGAGGGTGAGCCTCCTGGGGAGGGAGCACTCAGGAATCCTAGGGTATGGCCCTTGCCCCATGACACCCCACCCTGTCTCTCAGGTAGAGAAGGAACAGTTCTCAGCTTCATGGAACCTGCAAGGCACTCCTGACGTGGAGGACTGCA CTCCCATCACTGGAAAGTGCCAGCTGTGCCTGCCATCCACAGAACCCTGGAACTACACGTTGGGAGTGGCCAACTTTCCCAGAAAGGCCAGCCGCAGGCCCCCCAGGGAGGAGTACCTGGCCATCTGTGTTCtggagcagcccagagcccttgGGGGTACCCACATTCTGCTGGTGCAGAGGCCTAGCTCAG GTCTGCTGGCAGGACTATGGGAGTTCCCGTCCGTGACCTTGGAGCACTCAGGACAGCATCAGCACAAGGACCTGCTGCAGAAACTACAGAGTTGGACTGGGCCTCTCCCTGCTACCCACCTCCAGTACCTTGGAGAG GTGAGCCACACTTTCTCTCATATCAAGCTAACATATCAAGTATATGGTCTGGCCCTGGAAGGGCAGACCCCAGTGACCACACCACCTGGTGCTCGATGGCTGACCCGAGAGGAATTTCACACCGCAGCTGTTTCTACCGCCATGAAAAAG GTGTTCCGTGTATATGAGGACCATCAGCCAGGGACCTGCAAG GTCTACTGGCAGGACTATGGGAGTTCTTATCCATGA
- the Mutyh gene encoding adenine DNA glycosylase isoform X4 — translation MTQRSGTYPGEDRQRMRRTWIGEHMQKWPTLQNLANASLEEVNQLWAGLGYYSRGRRLQEGARKVVEELGGHMPRTADTLQQLLPGVGRYTAGAIASIAFGQATGVVDGNVVRVLCRVRAIGADSKSTLVSQHLWSLAQQLVDPNRPGDFNQAAMELGATVCTPQRPLCSQCPVQSLCRARQRVSLLGREHSGILGYGPCPMTPHPVSQVEKEQFSASWNLQGTPDVEDCTPITGKCQLCLPSTEPWNYTLGVANFPRKASRRPPREEYLAICVLEQPRALGGTHILLVQRPSSGLLAGLWEFPSVTLEHSGQHQHKDLLQKLQSWTGPLPATHLQYLGEVSHTFSHIKLTYQVYGLALEGQTPVTTPPGARWLTREEFHTAAVSTAMKKVFRVYEDHQPGTCKGSKRSQLSSPTSQKKPSWKKPNRGQQVLDSFFWPHIPTDTPSLNSVAQ, via the exons ATGACACAGAGAAGCGGGACCTACCCTGGAGAAGACAG GCAGAGGATGAGGAGGACCTGGATAGGCGAGCATATGCAG AAATGGCCAACACTGCAGAACTTGGCCAATGCTTCTCTGGAG GAGGTGAACCAACTTTGGGCTGGCCTGGGCTACTATTCTCGAGGCCGGCGACTACAGGAGGGAGCTCGGaag GTGGTAGAAGAGCTAGGGGGCCACATGCCTCGTACAGCAGACACCCTACAGCAGCTCCTACCTGGTGTGGGGCGGTACACAGCTGGAGCCATTGCTTCCATTGCCTTTGGTCAG GCAACCGGTGTGGTGGATGGGAATGTAGTACGGGTGCTGTGCCGTGTCCGAGCCATTGGTGCTGATTCCAAGAGCACCCTTGTCTCTCAGCATCTCTG GAGCCTAGCCCAGCAGCTAGTGGATCCAAACCGACCAGGGGACTTTAATCAAGCAGCCATGGAACTGGGGGCCACAGTGTGCACCCCACAGCGGCCTCTCTGCAGCCAGTGCCCTGTGCAGAGCTTGTGCAGGGCACGCCAGAGGGTGAGCCTCCTGGGGAGGGAGCACTCAGGAATCCTAGGGTATGGCCCTTGCCCCATGACACCCCACCCTGTCTCTCAGGTAGAGAAGGAACAGTTCTCAGCTTCATGGAACCTGCAAGGCACTCCTGACGTGGAGGACTGCA CTCCCATCACTGGAAAGTGCCAGCTGTGCCTGCCATCCACAGAACCCTGGAACTACACGTTGGGAGTGGCCAACTTTCCCAGAAAGGCCAGCCGCAGGCCCCCCAGGGAGGAGTACCTGGCCATCTGTGTTCtggagcagcccagagcccttgGGGGTACCCACATTCTGCTGGTGCAGAGGCCTAGCTCAG GTCTGCTGGCAGGACTATGGGAGTTCCCGTCCGTGACCTTGGAGCACTCAGGACAGCATCAGCACAAGGACCTGCTGCAGAAACTACAGAGTTGGACTGGGCCTCTCCCTGCTACCCACCTCCAGTACCTTGGAGAG GTGAGCCACACTTTCTCTCATATCAAGCTAACATATCAAGTATATGGTCTGGCCCTGGAAGGGCAGACCCCAGTGACCACACCACCTGGTGCTCGATGGCTGACCCGAGAGGAATTTCACACCGCAGCTGTTTCTACCGCCATGAAAAAG GTGTTCCGTGTATATGAGGACCATCAGCCAGGGACCTGCAAG GGTTCCAAAAGGTCCCAATTGTCTTCTCCAACCAGCCAGAAAAAGCCCAGCTGGAAAAAGCCCAACCGGGGCCAGCAAGTCCTGGATAGTTTCTTTTGGCCTCATATCCCCACTGACACACCCAGCCTCAACAGTGTAGCCCAGTGA
- the Mutyh gene encoding adenine DNA glycosylase isoform X2, protein MRKLRAAVGSNLGKQAASQERRKKRAPNSSQAKPSAPKGRISECPGTPADLASQQEEEIFQASVSPYHLFRNRTEIIAFRKSLLSWYDTEKRDLPWRRQAEDEEDLDRRAYAVWVSEVMLQQTQVATVINYYTRWMQKWPTLQNLANASLEEVNQLWAGLGYYSRGRRLQEGARKVVEELGGHMPRTADTLQQLLPGVGRYTAGAIASIAFGQATGVVDGNVVRVLCRVRAIGADSKSTLVSQHLWSLAQQLVDPNRPGDFNQAAMELGATVCTPQRPLCSQCPVQSLCRARQRVEKEQFSASWNLQGTPDVEDCTPITGKCQLCLPSTEPWNYTLGVANFPRKASRRPPREEYLAICVLEQPRALGGTHILLVQRPSSGLLAGLWEFPSVTLEHSGQHQHKDLLQKLQSWTGPLPATHLQYLGEVSHTFSHIKLTYQVYGLALEGQTPVTTPPGARWLTREEFHTAAVSTAMKKVFRVYEDHQPGTCKGSKRSQLSSPTSQKKPSWKKPNRGQQVLDSFFWPHIPTDTPSLNSVAQ, encoded by the exons ATGAGGAAACTTCGAGCAGCTGTGGGAAGTAATCTGGGAAAGCAGGCAGCCAgccaggagagaaggaagaaacgTGCCCCCAATAGTAGCCAGGCCAAGCCTTCTGCTCCTAAGG GGAGGATCTCTGAGTGTCCTGGGACTCCTGCAGACCTAGCCAGTCAGCAAGAAGAGGAGATATTTCAGGCCTCTGTCTCCCCGTACCATCTATTCAGAAATAGAACTGAAATAATAGCCTTCAGGAAGAGTCTACTGAGCTGGTATGACACAGAGAAGCGGGACCTACCCTGGAGAAGACAG GCAGAGGATGAGGAGGACCTGGATAGGCGAGCATATGCAG TGTGGGTGTCAGAGGTTATGCTGCAGCAGACCCAGGTTGCCACAGTGATCAACTACTATACCCGGTGGATGCAG AAATGGCCAACACTGCAGAACTTGGCCAATGCTTCTCTGGAG GAGGTGAACCAACTTTGGGCTGGCCTGGGCTACTATTCTCGAGGCCGGCGACTACAGGAGGGAGCTCGGaag GTGGTAGAAGAGCTAGGGGGCCACATGCCTCGTACAGCAGACACCCTACAGCAGCTCCTACCTGGTGTGGGGCGGTACACAGCTGGAGCCATTGCTTCCATTGCCTTTGGTCAG GCAACCGGTGTGGTGGATGGGAATGTAGTACGGGTGCTGTGCCGTGTCCGAGCCATTGGTGCTGATTCCAAGAGCACCCTTGTCTCTCAGCATCTCTG GAGCCTAGCCCAGCAGCTAGTGGATCCAAACCGACCAGGGGACTTTAATCAAGCAGCCATGGAACTGGGGGCCACAGTGTGCACCCCACAGCGGCCTCTCTGCAGCCAGTGCCCTGTGCAGAGCTTGTGCAGGGCACGCCAGAGG GTAGAGAAGGAACAGTTCTCAGCTTCATGGAACCTGCAAGGCACTCCTGACGTGGAGGACTGCA CTCCCATCACTGGAAAGTGCCAGCTGTGCCTGCCATCCACAGAACCCTGGAACTACACGTTGGGAGTGGCCAACTTTCCCAGAAAGGCCAGCCGCAGGCCCCCCAGGGAGGAGTACCTGGCCATCTGTGTTCtggagcagcccagagcccttgGGGGTACCCACATTCTGCTGGTGCAGAGGCCTAGCTCAG GTCTGCTGGCAGGACTATGGGAGTTCCCGTCCGTGACCTTGGAGCACTCAGGACAGCATCAGCACAAGGACCTGCTGCAGAAACTACAGAGTTGGACTGGGCCTCTCCCTGCTACCCACCTCCAGTACCTTGGAGAG GTGAGCCACACTTTCTCTCATATCAAGCTAACATATCAAGTATATGGTCTGGCCCTGGAAGGGCAGACCCCAGTGACCACACCACCTGGTGCTCGATGGCTGACCCGAGAGGAATTTCACACCGCAGCTGTTTCTACCGCCATGAAAAAG GTGTTCCGTGTATATGAGGACCATCAGCCAGGGACCTGCAAG GGTTCCAAAAGGTCCCAATTGTCTTCTCCAACCAGCCAGAAAAAGCCCAGCTGGAAAAAGCCCAACCGGGGCCAGCAAGTCCTGGATAGTTTCTTTTGGCCTCATATCCCCACTGACACACCCAGCCTCAACAGTGTAGCCCAGTGA
- the Mutyh gene encoding adenine DNA glycosylase isoform X1: protein MRKLRAAVGSNLGKQAASQERRKKRAPNSSQAKPSAPKGRISECPGTPADLASQQEEEIFQASVSPYHLFRNRTEIIAFRKSLLSWYDTEKRDLPWRRQAEDEEDLDRRAYAVWVSEVMLQQTQVATVINYYTRWMQKWPTLQNLANASLEEVNQLWAGLGYYSRGRRLQEGARKVVEELGGHMPRTADTLQQLLPGVGRYTAGAIASIAFGQATGVVDGNVVRVLCRVRAIGADSKSTLVSQHLWSLAQQLVDPNRPGDFNQAAMELGATVCTPQRPLCSQCPVQSLCRARQRVSLLGREHSGILGYGPCPMTPHPVSQVEKEQFSASWNLQGTPDVEDCTPITGKCQLCLPSTEPWNYTLGVANFPRKASRRPPREEYLAICVLEQPRALGGTHILLVQRPSSGLLAGLWEFPSVTLEHSGQHQHKDLLQKLQSWTGPLPATHLQYLGEVSHTFSHIKLTYQVYGLALEGQTPVTTPPGARWLTREEFHTAAVSTAMKKVFRVYEDHQPGTCKGSKRSQLSSPTSQKKPSWKKPNRGQQVLDSFFWPHIPTDTPSLNSVAQ, encoded by the exons ATGAGGAAACTTCGAGCAGCTGTGGGAAGTAATCTGGGAAAGCAGGCAGCCAgccaggagagaaggaagaaacgTGCCCCCAATAGTAGCCAGGCCAAGCCTTCTGCTCCTAAGG GGAGGATCTCTGAGTGTCCTGGGACTCCTGCAGACCTAGCCAGTCAGCAAGAAGAGGAGATATTTCAGGCCTCTGTCTCCCCGTACCATCTATTCAGAAATAGAACTGAAATAATAGCCTTCAGGAAGAGTCTACTGAGCTGGTATGACACAGAGAAGCGGGACCTACCCTGGAGAAGACAG GCAGAGGATGAGGAGGACCTGGATAGGCGAGCATATGCAG TGTGGGTGTCAGAGGTTATGCTGCAGCAGACCCAGGTTGCCACAGTGATCAACTACTATACCCGGTGGATGCAG AAATGGCCAACACTGCAGAACTTGGCCAATGCTTCTCTGGAG GAGGTGAACCAACTTTGGGCTGGCCTGGGCTACTATTCTCGAGGCCGGCGACTACAGGAGGGAGCTCGGaag GTGGTAGAAGAGCTAGGGGGCCACATGCCTCGTACAGCAGACACCCTACAGCAGCTCCTACCTGGTGTGGGGCGGTACACAGCTGGAGCCATTGCTTCCATTGCCTTTGGTCAG GCAACCGGTGTGGTGGATGGGAATGTAGTACGGGTGCTGTGCCGTGTCCGAGCCATTGGTGCTGATTCCAAGAGCACCCTTGTCTCTCAGCATCTCTG GAGCCTAGCCCAGCAGCTAGTGGATCCAAACCGACCAGGGGACTTTAATCAAGCAGCCATGGAACTGGGGGCCACAGTGTGCACCCCACAGCGGCCTCTCTGCAGCCAGTGCCCTGTGCAGAGCTTGTGCAGGGCACGCCAGAGGGTGAGCCTCCTGGGGAGGGAGCACTCAGGAATCCTAGGGTATGGCCCTTGCCCCATGACACCCCACCCTGTCTCTCAGGTAGAGAAGGAACAGTTCTCAGCTTCATGGAACCTGCAAGGCACTCCTGACGTGGAGGACTGCA CTCCCATCACTGGAAAGTGCCAGCTGTGCCTGCCATCCACAGAACCCTGGAACTACACGTTGGGAGTGGCCAACTTTCCCAGAAAGGCCAGCCGCAGGCCCCCCAGGGAGGAGTACCTGGCCATCTGTGTTCtggagcagcccagagcccttgGGGGTACCCACATTCTGCTGGTGCAGAGGCCTAGCTCAG GTCTGCTGGCAGGACTATGGGAGTTCCCGTCCGTGACCTTGGAGCACTCAGGACAGCATCAGCACAAGGACCTGCTGCAGAAACTACAGAGTTGGACTGGGCCTCTCCCTGCTACCCACCTCCAGTACCTTGGAGAG GTGAGCCACACTTTCTCTCATATCAAGCTAACATATCAAGTATATGGTCTGGCCCTGGAAGGGCAGACCCCAGTGACCACACCACCTGGTGCTCGATGGCTGACCCGAGAGGAATTTCACACCGCAGCTGTTTCTACCGCCATGAAAAAG GTGTTCCGTGTATATGAGGACCATCAGCCAGGGACCTGCAAG GGTTCCAAAAGGTCCCAATTGTCTTCTCCAACCAGCCAGAAAAAGCCCAGCTGGAAAAAGCCCAACCGGGGCCAGCAAGTCCTGGATAGTTTCTTTTGGCCTCATATCCCCACTGACACACCCAGCCTCAACAGTGTAGCCCAGTGA